The genomic stretch CTGCAAGGCAAATCCGGCGTACATAAAGAACTGGCGTTGCTCATTACCGAATTTATCAACCGGGGGATTATTCCATACGTACCCGAACACGGCAGTGTGGGGGCCAGTGGTGATCTGGTACAACTCGCCCATATCGCCCTCACTCTGATTGGAGAAGGAGAAGTCTTTTACCAAGGCAAGAAAAGAGATACGGCCTCTGTGCTGGCGGAAAACGGATTGCAACCTTTTCAAATGCACATCCGCGAAGGGCTTTCAGTGACCAACGGCACTTCAGTCATGACAGGTATAGGTATTGTCAATCTGATTTACGCACGCCAACTTATGCAGTGGGCGGTAGGTGCATCTGTTATGATGAATGAAATAGCCGCCTCATACGATGACTTCATGTCTGAACCGCTGAACGGGGCCAAACAGCATGAAGGACAACAAGAGATAGCCCGCATGATGCGCCAATGGGTAAAAGGCAGCCTGTGTGTACGCAAAAGAGAGAATGAACTTTATAATGGGAAGCACGAAGAGAAGATCTTCACCCATAAAGTGCAGCCCTATTATTCGCTACGTTGCATTCCACAAATTCTAGGGCCGGTTTATGATGAATTACTCAATGCTGAAAAAGTATTGATAAACGAAATAAATTCAGCTTGTGACAACCCGATAGTGGACCCTGACACACAGAATGTATATCATGGTGGTAACTTCCACGGAGATTATGTATCTTTTGAAATGGACAAGTTGAAAATAGCAGTCACCAAACTGACGATGCTTGCCGAACGGCAGATTAATTACCTGTTTCACGACCGCATCAACGGCATTCTCCCCCCCTTTGTCAATATGGGAGTACTGGGATTGAACTATGGCTTGCAAGCATCACAATTTACCGCGACTTCTACCACGGCGGAGTGCCAGACTTTGTCTAATCCGATGTATGTGCATAGCATCCCCAACAACAATGACAACCAGGACATTGTAAGCATGGGTACCAATTCCGCCTTGATGGCAAAAACAGTCATTGAAAATGCTTATCAGGTGATGGCTATCCTGATGATGGGTATTGTACAAACCATTGATTGCCTGGATATAGCCGACCGGATAAGCCCCCGGTCACAACAAGTATATAAAGAAATACGAGCATTTTTCCCTGTTTTCCGGGAAGATACACCTAAATATAAAGAGATAGAAAGCATGATGGTATATCTTAAAAAAGGGAGGTTTCAAGAAAAATGAAATACGCATTAGTAACAGGAGGAAGCCGGGGAATCGGACGAGCCATTTGTCTGAAACTGGCCGAAATGGGATATCATATACTGATAAACTACCAAAGCAACGATACGGAAGCTGAAGCCACCCTGCAACAAATACGGGAACAAGGCTCGGATGGCGAACTGATGAAATTTGACGTGACAGATGCAGCAGCCACACACGCCGCACTGAACGGATGGATAAAACAGCATCCCGATACTTACATTGAGGTACTGGTGAACAATGCCGGTATACGCCGTGACAACTTGATGCTGTGGATGGAACAGGAAGAATGGAGCCGGGTACTGGATATCAGTCTGAACGGTTTCTTTAACGTCACCCAACCCTTGCTGAAGAATATGCTGGTAAAGCGATTCGGACGTATTATCAACATCGTTTCCCTGTCGGGCATCAAAGGGATGCCGGGGCAGACCAACTATTCGGCAGCCAAAGGTGGAATCATAGCCGCTACCAAAGCGTTGGCGCAGGAAGTTGCCAAAAAACACGTGACGGTAAATGCCATAGCACCGGGATTTATCCGTACAGATATGACAGACGGAATTGATGAGAACGAGTGGAAAAAACACATCCCGGCAGGACGCTTCGGCGAGCCCGGGGAAGTAGCCGCACTGGTAGGCTTCCTGGCATCCGGGCAAGCTTCCTACATTACCGGAGAAGTGATTTCCATCAATGGAGGATTATATACGTAAGCAAAAGATGAAAAGAGTAGTTATTACAGGAATGGGCATCTATTCGTGCATAGGCAGGAATCAAGAGGAAGTGAAAGAGTCACTGTTTCAAGGAAAGTCAGGCATCGGAATCGCTCCGGCTCGCAAAGAAATGGGCTATTTCTCGGCGTTAACCGGTCTTGTCGAACGTCCCGATTTGAAGAAATTATTGGACCGCAAGAAACGCCATAGCCTTGCCGAGCAGGGAGAATACGCCTATATGGCTACCCTGGAAGCATTCCGGCAAGCCCGGATAGAAGAAAAGTTCCTGTTGGAGAACGAAGTCGGAATACTGTATGGCAATGACAGTAGTGCTGCTCCGGTTATTCAAGCAATAGATATTATCCGCGAGAAAAAGAATACGGCATTGGTTGGTTCCGGTTCTATTTTCCAGTCCATGAATTCCACCATTACCATGAATCTTTCGGTTATTTTCCATCTAAAAGGAATTAACTTCACTATATCGGGAGCCTGTGCCAGTGGTTCACACGCCATCGGCATGGCTTATCTGCTTATCAAGTCAGGACTTCAGGACTGCATTCTGTGCGGAGGAGCACAGGAAGTGAACCCTTATTCCGTGGGTAGTTTCGACGGGTTGGGAGCCTTCTCCGTCCGAGAAGACGAACCGGAAAAAGCATCCCGTCCATTCGATAAAAACCGTGACGGACTAGTACCTAGCGGCGGAGGCGCCAGTCTGGTGCTGGAAAGTTATGAGTCAGCCGTAAAGCGCGGAGCGACTATCCTGGCAGAAGTCATAGGATACGGCTTTTCATCCAACGGAGATCACATTTCCGTACCGAATGTGGATGGCCCCAGACGCTCTTTGCAGATGGCAGTCAAGGATGCGGGTATTCCTTTGGAAGAGATTGCATACATCAATGCACATGCCACATCCACTCCTGTAGGTGATTTGAACGAGGCAAAGGCCATAGCGGAAGTATTCGGGAGCCATCATCCCTACGTCACATCCACCAAATCACAGACCGGACATGAGATGTGGATGGCAGGAGCCAGTGAAGTCATTTACTCCACTTTGATGATGAACAACGGATTCATCGCACCCAACCTCAATTTTGAGGAGCCCGATGAAGCCTCTGCCCTGCTGAATATCCCTTCCCGAAGGGTAGAAACGGAATTTGACACATTCTTATCCAACTCATTCGGATTCGGAGGAACCAATTCCTCACTGATTATCCGCAAATTCAAAGAAAACAATTAATTTAAACCAATATATAAATTTATGACCAACGAAGAAATCATCGAAAAGATCAGAACCACCCTGGCCGAAGAATTTGAGATTGATGTAGAATTGATTCAGCCGGACGCCCCTTTGATGCAAACCTTGGAATTGGATAGCCTTGATTTGGTAGATATGGTAGTACTGATTGACAAGAATTTCGGTTTCACCGTAACAGCCAAAGACTTTGCCGGTATCAGAACCTTCCAGGATTTCTATAATCTGGTAATTTCGCACATACAAAAAGAAGACTGATGCCCGAAACATGGAAAGGTAAAACAAGAGGAGGCACATTCGGATACATGTTCTTCATCTACATGATTCGCTGTCTGGGTATCACTGCGGCTTACGGCTTTCTGTCATTGGTCGTCCTCTATTTTATACCTTTCGCACCGAAAGCTACCGCCAGTACCTGGCAATACGCACGGAACAGACTGAAATACGGACGTGCCAAAGCCGCCGGAATGTTATTGAAAAATTACTACCGGCTGGGGCAGATATTGATTGACAAAGTAGCCATCGGCAATGGGATGGCAGACAAATATCATTTCGAGTTCGAGAACTATCAGGCATTTTTGAACGTACTGAATGGAAACACCGGCGTAATTATGATAGGCGCCCATGTAGGTAATTGGGAAATAGGTGCTCCTTTCTTCGATGAATACGGCAAAAAAATCAATATTGTCATGTTTGATGCCGAACACGAACGGATAAAAGAGATTCTGGAAAAGAATGCCTCCACACGCGATTATAAAATAATTCCCGTAAATGAAGACAATCTGACCCATGTATTCCGTATTACAGAGGCACTGGAGCGCAAAGAATATGTCTGCTTTCAAGGTGACCGCTATCTGAATAAAGAGAAATTACTCAGCAGTCCGTTCATGGGAAAAGAAGCCGAATTTCCGATGGGTCCTTTCCTGCTGGCTTCCAAAATGAGAGTACCTGTCGTATTCTATTTTGCCATGCGTGAAGCGAAAAAAAACTATCGTTTCCATTTCTTTATTGCCGAGGCGGTAGTACATACCAAAGAGAAGCGGGCCGAACAAGCATTATTGGAGCAATATACACAAACGCTGGAAAAAATCGTCCGGCAGTATCCGGAACAATGGTTCAATTACTACCCGTTCTGGGCATAAATACAAATCTGGATTATGATGCATAAAAGATATACAAAAGAGCAATTGACAGCTGTAGAGGCACAAAGACTGGCGCAAGAGATCGCTTTCGGTCCCGTGGTATTCCAAGTTTCACGTCTGATGTTGAAATTCGGAATATTCCAATTGCTGGCCGACAAACGGAAAGGATACACGCTGCAAGAAATCAGTGTGCAGACCGGACTGACACGCTATGCAGCACAAGTATTACTGGAAGCATCGCTGGCCATCGGAACCATCCTGTTGGAAGAAGACCGCTATGTACTGGCCAAGGCAGGCTGGTTTCTGCTGAATGATAAAATGGCACGTGTCAATATGGAATTCAATCACGATGTGAACTATCAAGGACTTTTCTATCTGGAAGAGGCTCTTTTAAATGGTCAGCCGGAAGGATTGAAAGTATTCGGCGGATGGCCTACCATTTACGAAGGACTTTCCCAACTGCCGGAACAGGTACAGAAAAGCTGGTTTGGCTTTGACCATTTCTACTCGGACAACTCGTTCAGCCAGGCATTAGAAATTGTATTTCTTCACTCACCGAAACGACTGCTCGATATTGGTGGAAACACCGGCAGATGGGCAACCCGATGCGTCCAATATAATCAAGAAGTAGAAGTAACCATTGTGGATTTGCCTCAACAACTGGAAATGATGAGAAAACAAACTGCCGGTGTGCCCGGTGCAGAACGCATCCATGGCCACGGCGCCAATCTGCTGGATCGGACCGTGCCCTTTCCTTCAGGCTTTGACGCCGTATGGATGAGCCAGTTTCTGGACTGCTTTTCGGAAGAGGAAGCAACCAGTATTCTAAGTCGTGTGGCACAGTCCGCCAGCAAAGACAGTAAAGTCTACATCATGGAAACGCTGTGGGACCGGCAGCCATACGAAACGGGCTCTTACTGCCTGACTCAAATCAGCCTTTACTTCACAGCCATGGCCAACGGCAACAGCAAGATGTTCCATTCGGATGACCTGATCCGCTGTATTAAAAATGCCGGACTGGAAGTGGAAGAGATTCATGATAACATAGGACTGGGACACAGTATCCTGCAATGCAGACTGAAATGAACAGAAAAGAAATCATTTGTCGGGGAGACGAACTGTTCCGGCTGATTCCACAACGTCCGCCCATGGTCATGATAGACCGTTTCTATGGGATAGAAGAAAATACATCCTGGTCAGGGCTGACCGTCACCCCCGATAATCTGTTCTGCCGGGACGGCGTATTACAGGAAACAGGAATCATAGAACACATCGCCCAATCAGCAGCGGCACGGGTAGGATATATCTATATGCTGCGAGAAGAGCCTGTACCACTAGGCTTTATCGGCTCTGTAGAAAAAATGAAAATATTCCGTCTTCCTTCTGCCGGAGCAGAATTATATACCGGAATAACCATTGTGCAGGAAATATTCGATATCACACTGATTACCGCCGAGGTGAAAGAAAACGATGAACTTCTGGCCGAATGCCGGATGAAAATATATCTGAAAAAAGAATGAAACGAAAAACAAGTCCACAGCAGGCAGCACTGACAGACCGGACCACCATCAAGGTCCGCTTCAGTGAAATAGATTCCATGCAAATAGTATGGCATGGTGAATATGTGCGTTATTTCGAAGATGGACGTGAAGCTTTCGGAAAGCGATATGGCTTGGACTATATGAGCATCTACCGGGAAGGCTATGTAGTTCCTATCGTAGACCTGAGCTGCCAGTTCAAACAGTCGCTGTCATTCGGTGAGGAAGCCATTGTCGAGACACGGTATATTCATAGTGATGCTGCCAAAATCCTTTTTGAATACACCATCTACCGGGCATCAGACCAAAACATTGTGGCAACAGGAACCACTACACAGGTATTCCTGAATACAAATAGAGAACTGGAATTGGTTAATCCTGCCTTTTACATAGAGTGGAAAAAGAAATGGAACATCATCTGACTACCTATATCACCCATGATACCCTGATCAGCGCGCTGGGTTTCGGCACACAGGAAAATCTGGAAGCCATCCGGAGCTATCACAGCGGTATCACCCTGCAGACGGACAAACGGATTGCGGACACTCCCCTATTGGCAGCTACTATCTCGCAAGAGAGATTGCAACAACAGGCGGAAGCCATAGGAGTAAGTGGCTATCCCCAGATGGAACAACTGTTCATACTGACTATCAACGAACTCATCCGTCAGTCCGGACAAACTTTGGAAGACAAAACCTGCGGACTCATCCTCTCCACCACCAAAGGGAACATCGACTTACTGACCCGTCATACGGAACATCCCGATGAAGCGGTCTTTCTTTGGAAAATGGCAGAAAACATTGCCGGTTATTTCCATGCTGAGGAACGGGTACATGTCATCTCCAACGCCTGCATATCAGGAGTGTCAGCCCTTGTAACAGGAAAACGCATGATAGAGAACGGCATCTACCGCAAAGTAATTGTAGCGGGAGGTGACCTTCTCTCTCATTTCATCACCAGTGGTTTCCTGTCTTTCCGGTCCCTCAGCTCCCGTCCATGCCGTCCGTATGACAGCAACCGTGACGGACTGAACTTGGGAGAGGCTTGCGGAGCCGTATTACTAAGTACGGAAAAGACGCCAAACAGCATCATTCTTTCCGGAGGAGCCATAAGTAATGACGCCAACCATATCTCCGGCCCTTCCCGTACAGGAGACGGGCTCTTTTTCGCTATCCGCCAAGCCATGCAGGAGGCAGGAACAGCCCTCCAAAACATCAGCTTTGTCAATGCCCATGGCACGGCCACCGTATACAATGATGAAATGGAATCCAAAGCCCTCACGCTGGCTCATCTGGAACAAGCTCCCACACATAGCTTAAAACCCTATTTCGGGCATACCTTGGGAGCATCGGGAATCATTGAAAGCATTGTCTGTATGCACGAACTGAAACAAGGCATCCTGTTCGGCACTCCGGGTTACGAAACACCGGGTGTGCCTATGCCTATACCAGTCTATGCGACTCACCAACACATTCCGATGAAACATTGTGTAAAAACCGCTTCGGGATTCGGTGGGTGTAACGCAGCCATTGTCTTGTCTTTACCGGAATATGCTCCGTTCAAGGATGAGGACAACACCTTGCCCGAAATCCGATGTACACGGGAGGTTCGTATTGAAAACAGTTCTGTCTTCATAAACAACGAACTTATTTTTCATTCTGAAGAACCGGATTTCGGCATATTTATACGTGATACCTATAAAAAATTAGGCGGAAACAATATGAAATTCTATAAAATGGATGACCTTTGCAAACTGGGATATGTTGCCGCCGAATACTTACTGAAAGACAAGACATTCGCCCCACTGGAAATGGGAATGTTACTTGCCAACGCCACTTCATCCCTACATACGGATATCAGACACCAGCAACTGATAGACCAGGACGGAGACCGGGCAGCCAGTCCGGCTGTATTTGTTTACACACTACCCAATGTAGTGTCCGGCGAGATTTGCATCCGCCACAAGATACAAGGGGAAAACACCTTTTTCATAACTAAAGCCTATCAGCCGGAGAAACTGGAAAGATACGCACGTATAGTCATGCAAAAAGGGAAACTGAACTATTGTATCATCGGATGGTGTGAATTATTAAAAAACACCTATAAAGCAGTATTTAAACTGATTGAAAAACAATAAAGAATATGGAAGAATTGATTGAGAAATTGAAAGTTGAATTAATAGAAGCATTGAATCTGGAAGAAATCACTCCGGAAGACATTGATAGTGAAGCACCTTTATTCGGAGACGACGGATTGGGTCTTGACTCGATTGACGCATTAGAGATTATCCTGATTCTGGAAAGGAATTATGGCATTAAAATAGAGAATCCTGCCAAAGGAAAGGAAATATTCTATTCGGTGCGTACCCTGGCAGACTACATCACCGCCCATCAGAAATGAGGAAGATCTATGTCACCGGTCTGGGAGTGATTTCGGGCATAGGACAAGGAGTAAAAGAAAATCTGGACTCCTTAAAATCCGGAAAACACGGTATGGGGAAAATCACCCTTTTCCCCACCGTGCTTGACGTACCCGTGTCCGAAGTGAAACAAAGCAATGAAGAATTAAAGCAAATCCTGTTCCTTCCATCCGGCAAAACGTATTCACGTACAGCCCTGCTAGGCTTGTTGGCAGCTCAAGAGGCAGCCCGTGATGCGGAACTCGATTTCGCTTCTCCCCGTATCGGACTCATTTCTTCCACTTCCATCGGAGGAATGGATGCAAGCGAGCGGTTTTATGCCTCTTTCCGGGAGGATAACCGAAAAGGAAGATTACGTGATATTATCTCCCATGACTGTGGAGCCAGTACCGAAATGATAGCCGCTTATTTAGGAGTGAAAGGAATGGTGACCACCCTCAGCACCGCCTGTTCTTCGGCTGCAAATGCCATTATGTTAGGGGCACGCCTGATTCGACACGGTTATCTGGACACCGTCCTCGTAGGTGGAACGGATGCCTTATGCCGTTTCACGCTCAACGGTTTCAATTCATTGATGATACTGGACAAAGAGCACTGCCGTCCTTTCGACCGCACACGTGCCGGATTAAACCTGGGAGAAGGAGCCGGATACCTTGTTCTTCAATCGGAGAAATCCCTTACAAAAGCTCCTTATTGTGAACTCAGCGGTTACGCCAATGCCAACGAAGCCTACCACCAGACAGGAAGCTCCCCCGACGGAAACGGGCCTTTCCTTTCCATGAGTCAGGCCATAGCCTCTGCCGGACTGACAGCCGGAGCCATAGACTATATCAATGTACATGGCACAGGTACTCCCAGTAACGACGCTTCCGAAGGGAAAGCCATCCGGCGTATCTTCGATACCCGTATTCCACCTTTCAGTTCGGTCAAGGCTTTCATCGGTCACACCCTGGGAGCCTCGGAAGGAATAGAAGCCGTATATTCCGTACTCTCCATCCGTCACGGACTGATTTACCCTAATCTGAACTTCCATCTGTCCGATGAAGAAAGCGGTCTCATTCCTGAAACGATTTTCCGGTCGGGGCTTCCCATACGGCATGTATTATCCAACTCCTTCGGATTCGGCGGAAACAACTCATCTCTCGTATTTTCCACTCTAAACAGATAGCGTATGTGCCCAGTATATATCAATCGTATCGCCTCTATTCATGCAGAGAGCAGCAATGAAAAGCCTTATTTCTCCGCACAGGAACCTGATTATAAAGAAATGATCACCAACGCCAATCTGCGGAGGCGCATGAGCCGCATGATCAAGATGGGAGTAGCTTGCGGACTGGAATGTCTGAAAGATATATCGCCGGAAAAGGTAGATGCCATTATCACCGCTACGGGACTGGGTTGTCTGGCTGATACGGAAAAGTTTATGAACGCCTTGATGGATAACCGGGAACAGATGCTCAATCCCACCGCTTTCATTCAGTCCACCTTTAATACGATCGGTGCACAGATAGCTTTGCTACTCAAAATACATGCTTATAATGTGACGTATGTACACCGTGGTTTAAGTTTTGAAAGTGCTCTGACAGATGGCATCATGAGTATTGCCGAAGGCAAACAGCATGTACTGGCAGGTGGTATGGATGAAATAACCCCTACCAGCTACATCATCCAGCAGCGTTTAGGACTGTTGAAAGGAACGACAGCCGGTGAGGGAGCACAATTTTTCCTGTTAAGCGCACAAAAAGAGGAACAGACTTTTGCTGAACTGAAAGGGGTGGACACTTTTATCACCCGGATGAGTGCTCCGGAAATCAGTAACAGGATGCATCATTTTCTAAAATCTCACGAGCTTGCACCCGAAGACATTGACTGGTTTATCAGTGGCAAGAACGGGCAGGAAGCAACAGATGCCGTTTATACAGAGCTGGAACACAGTCTGTTTCCTCATGCCCTGCATAGCAGCTTTAAAGAGCAATGCGGAGAATATCAGACTGCCTCATCCTATGCTCTCTGGATGGCGGCAAAAGCCTTGAAAGAAGAAGCTTCATCCCGTTACGCATTGATTTATAACCAATATCAAGGTATCAATCATTCAATCATCTTAATCAAGCGATGCACATCCTAGTTTCTGTAATCATCATAGTAAGCGTCATGGCCTATTAAAAAGATGCTTTTAAGATACTGAAAACAGGAATAATGCTTAACTTTATCCCTCATAAAATAAAAGTAGTAAAAATAATGAAGAAAATAACTGTTACGAATATTGATATATCCATATCTGTAAGACCTGATAATAATGATTATATCTGCCTGACAGACATGGCACATTTCAAAGACAGAGAACGTACTAACTACATTATACAAAACTGGATGCGTCTACGTAGTACGATTGATTTTCTTGGGTTATGGGAAAAACTAAATAATCCAAATTTTAAAGGCATCGAATTCGATGCTTTTAAAATGGAGAGTGGAACAAACAGTTTCACCCTAACCCCCAAACAATGGATAGAAAAAACTAAAGCAATAGGGATTATATCCAAGCCCGGACGATATGGGGGAACTTTTGCCCATAAAGACATAGCTTTTGAATTCGGGACCTGGCTCAGCCCTGAATTTAAACTATATCTCATCAAAGAATACCAAAGACTTAAAGAAGCAGAATCACACCCTTTATTAAGTGAATGGAACGTAAAAAGAATACTTAGTAAAGTAAATTATTCCATACATACGGATGCAATCAAAGACTTTATTATACCTAAAGTAGAAGATTTCAATCAAAAACTTGTTTATGCCGATGAAGCTGATTTGTTAAATCTCGCATTATGGGGATGTACCGCAAGACAATGGCGTGAAGCAAATCCACAATACGCAGATAAGAATATCAATATCAGAGATGTAGCAAGCATAAATGAATTAGTCGTATTATCGAATATGGAATCCTTCAATGCAGAGTTAATCAAGCGTAAGGTAGACAAGTCTAAAAGGTTTACTCATCTTCGGCAGATGGCCAAAGAGCAATTAGCACACTTGAATACGATTGATACCGAAAAGAAGTTCAGAATACTGACGGATAATGACAAGCAATTAGAATAATCTCTACAAGATCATTTATTAAAGTATCATTCAATCATCTTAATCAAGCGATGCACATCCTAGTTTCTGTAATCATCATAGTAAGCGTCATGGTCTTTTTCTTTTACGCTTCTTACAGCATCCGTGCCTGTATTTATATGCGTGTCTTCTGTTGCAAGAAAACCGAAGAGAAAATCATAGCCATCACTTTTGATGACGGGCCCGATCCGATACAGACTCCCAAAGTGCTGAAAGTGTTAAGAGAAAAACACATACCAGCCTGCTTTTTTTGCATCGGAAACAAGATAAAAGGCAATGAAGAACTGCTCCGGCAAATCATAAAAGAAGGACATCATATCGGGAATCATTCCTTCTCCCATTCCGGCTATTTCCCTCTCTATACCTTCAAACGGATGTGCCATGATTTAATTACCTGCCAGCAAGAATTGGAAAAAGTAACCGGGCAACCGGTCCAATGGTTCCGGCCGC from Phocaeicola dorei encodes the following:
- a CDS encoding beta-ketoacyl-[acyl-carrier-protein] synthase family protein, with protein sequence MKRVVITGMGIYSCIGRNQEEVKESLFQGKSGIGIAPARKEMGYFSALTGLVERPDLKKLLDRKKRHSLAEQGEYAYMATLEAFRQARIEEKFLLENEVGILYGNDSSAAPVIQAIDIIREKKNTALVGSGSIFQSMNSTITMNLSVIFHLKGINFTISGACASGSHAIGMAYLLIKSGLQDCILCGGAQEVNPYSVGSFDGLGAFSVREDEPEKASRPFDKNRDGLVPSGGGASLVLESYESAVKRGATILAEVIGYGFSSNGDHISVPNVDGPRRSLQMAVKDAGIPLEEIAYINAHATSTPVGDLNEAKAIAEVFGSHHPYVTSTKSQTGHEMWMAGASEVIYSTLMMNNGFIAPNLNFEEPDEASALLNIPSRRVETEFDTFLSNSFGFGGTNSSLIIRKFKENN
- the fabG gene encoding 3-oxoacyl-ACP reductase FabG, whose product is MKYALVTGGSRGIGRAICLKLAEMGYHILINYQSNDTEAEATLQQIREQGSDGELMKFDVTDAAATHAALNGWIKQHPDTYIEVLVNNAGIRRDNLMLWMEQEEWSRVLDISLNGFFNVTQPLLKNMLVKRFGRIINIVSLSGIKGMPGQTNYSAAKGGIIAATKALAQEVAKKHVTVNAIAPGFIRTDMTDGIDENEWKKHIPAGRFGEPGEVAALVGFLASGQASYITGEVISINGGLYT
- a CDS encoding beta-ketoacyl synthase N-terminal-like domain-containing protein: MEHHLTTYITHDTLISALGFGTQENLEAIRSYHSGITLQTDKRIADTPLLAATISQERLQQQAEAIGVSGYPQMEQLFILTINELIRQSGQTLEDKTCGLILSTTKGNIDLLTRHTEHPDEAVFLWKMAENIAGYFHAEERVHVISNACISGVSALVTGKRMIENGIYRKVIVAGGDLLSHFITSGFLSFRSLSSRPCRPYDSNRDGLNLGEACGAVLLSTEKTPNSIILSGGAISNDANHISGPSRTGDGLFFAIRQAMQEAGTALQNISFVNAHGTATVYNDEMESKALTLAHLEQAPTHSLKPYFGHTLGASGIIESIVCMHELKQGILFGTPGYETPGVPMPIPVYATHQHIPMKHCVKTASGFGGCNAAIVLSLPEYAPFKDEDNTLPEIRCTREVRIENSSVFINNELIFHSEEPDFGIFIRDTYKKLGGNNMKFYKMDDLCKLGYVAAEYLLKDKTFAPLEMGMLLANATSSLHTDIRHQQLIDQDGDRAASPAVFVYTLPNVVSGEICIRHKIQGENTFFITKAYQPEKLERYARIVMQKGKLNYCIIGWCELLKNTYKAVFKLIEKQ
- a CDS encoding acyl-CoA thioesterase — encoded protein: MKRKTSPQQAALTDRTTIKVRFSEIDSMQIVWHGEYVRYFEDGREAFGKRYGLDYMSIYREGYVVPIVDLSCQFKQSLSFGEEAIVETRYIHSDAAKILFEYTIYRASDQNIVATGTTTQVFLNTNRELELVNPAFYIEWKKKWNII
- a CDS encoding beta-ketoacyl-[acyl-carrier-protein] synthase family protein, producing MRKIYVTGLGVISGIGQGVKENLDSLKSGKHGMGKITLFPTVLDVPVSEVKQSNEELKQILFLPSGKTYSRTALLGLLAAQEAARDAELDFASPRIGLISSTSIGGMDASERFYASFREDNRKGRLRDIISHDCGASTEMIAAYLGVKGMVTTLSTACSSAANAIMLGARLIRHGYLDTVLVGGTDALCRFTLNGFNSLMILDKEHCRPFDRTRAGLNLGEGAGYLVLQSEKSLTKAPYCELSGYANANEAYHQTGSSPDGNGPFLSMSQAIASAGLTAGAIDYINVHGTGTPSNDASEGKAIRRIFDTRIPPFSSVKAFIGHTLGASEGIEAVYSVLSIRHGLIYPNLNFHLSDEESGLIPETIFRSGLPIRHVLSNSFGFGGNNSSLVFSTLNR
- the hutH gene encoding histidine ammonia-lyase, with the protein product MLVENTITLASLYKILFEEEPLTLSDPCMQKLEESFNFLKTFSNDKIIYGINTGFGPMAQYRIEDESLSQLQYNIIRSHATGAGQPLPELYVKAAMIARLYTFLQGKSGVHKELALLITEFINRGIIPYVPEHGSVGASGDLVQLAHIALTLIGEGEVFYQGKKRDTASVLAENGLQPFQMHIREGLSVTNGTSVMTGIGIVNLIYARQLMQWAVGASVMMNEIAASYDDFMSEPLNGAKQHEGQQEIARMMRQWVKGSLCVRKRENELYNGKHEEKIFTHKVQPYYSLRCIPQILGPVYDELLNAEKVLINEINSACDNPIVDPDTQNVYHGGNFHGDYVSFEMDKLKIAVTKLTMLAERQINYLFHDRINGILPPFVNMGVLGLNYGLQASQFTATSTTAECQTLSNPMYVHSIPNNNDNQDIVSMGTNSALMAKTVIENAYQVMAILMMGIVQTIDCLDIADRISPRSQQVYKEIRAFFPVFREDTPKYKEIESMMVYLKKGRFQEK
- a CDS encoding methyltransferase, producing the protein MMHKRYTKEQLTAVEAQRLAQEIAFGPVVFQVSRLMLKFGIFQLLADKRKGYTLQEISVQTGLTRYAAQVLLEASLAIGTILLEEDRYVLAKAGWFLLNDKMARVNMEFNHDVNYQGLFYLEEALLNGQPEGLKVFGGWPTIYEGLSQLPEQVQKSWFGFDHFYSDNSFSQALEIVFLHSPKRLLDIGGNTGRWATRCVQYNQEVEVTIVDLPQQLEMMRKQTAGVPGAERIHGHGANLLDRTVPFPSGFDAVWMSQFLDCFSEEEATSILSRVAQSASKDSKVYIMETLWDRQPYETGSYCLTQISLYFTAMANGNSKMFHSDDLIRCIKNAGLEVEEIHDNIGLGHSILQCRLK
- a CDS encoding acyltransferase, which produces MPETWKGKTRGGTFGYMFFIYMIRCLGITAAYGFLSLVVLYFIPFAPKATASTWQYARNRLKYGRAKAAGMLLKNYYRLGQILIDKVAIGNGMADKYHFEFENYQAFLNVLNGNTGVIMIGAHVGNWEIGAPFFDEYGKKINIVMFDAEHERIKEILEKNASTRDYKIIPVNEDNLTHVFRITEALERKEYVCFQGDRYLNKEKLLSSPFMGKEAEFPMGPFLLASKMRVPVVFYFAMREAKKNYRFHFFIAEAVVHTKEKRAEQALLEQYTQTLEKIVRQYPEQWFNYYPFWA
- a CDS encoding acyl carrier protein, which gives rise to MTNEEIIEKIRTTLAEEFEIDVELIQPDAPLMQTLELDSLDLVDMVVLIDKNFGFTVTAKDFAGIRTFQDFYNLVISHIQKED
- a CDS encoding phosphopantetheine-binding protein, which translates into the protein MEELIEKLKVELIEALNLEEITPEDIDSEAPLFGDDGLGLDSIDALEIILILERNYGIKIENPAKGKEIFYSVRTLADYITAHQK
- a CDS encoding hydroxymyristoyl-ACP dehydratase, which produces MNRKEIICRGDELFRLIPQRPPMVMIDRFYGIEENTSWSGLTVTPDNLFCRDGVLQETGIIEHIAQSAAARVGYIYMLREEPVPLGFIGSVEKMKIFRLPSAGAELYTGITIVQEIFDITLITAEVKENDELLAECRMKIYLKKE